Proteins from a single region of Dasypus novemcinctus isolate mDasNov1 chromosome 16, mDasNov1.1.hap2, whole genome shotgun sequence:
- the LOC101436965 gene encoding olfactory receptor 13A1-like translates to MSNQTLLVRFLLQGFSEYPHLWLPLFGCFFSLYTMALMGNILIIAIITCSPNLHSPMYFFLFNLAIMDIICTSTVLPKVLVGLALKENTISFQGCMTQLFFIVWTVSSELLLLAVMAYDRYVAICRPLHYRTLMRPWVCGALAIAVWVICVLNSSINTGLMAQLYFCGSNVITHFFCEIPSLLLLSCSPTHVNSIMTILADAFYGFINFALTLVSYGCIISSILHIRSSEGKRRAFSTCSSHLIVVSVSYSAVFCAYINLGSNYSPERSKVAGLLYTMLSPTLNPLIYTLRNKEVKAALEKVLHFCRN, encoded by the coding sequence ATGTCCAACCAGACACTACTCGTGAGGTTTTTGCTGCAGGGTTTCTCAGAGTACCCACACCTGTGGCTGCCCCTCTTTGGCTGCTTCTTCTCCCTCTACACCATGGCCCTAATGGGCAACATTCTGATAATTGCCATCATCACCTGTAGTCCAAACCTGCACAGccccatgtactttttcttaTTCAACCTGGCTATCATGGACATCATCTGTACTTCCACTGTGCTACCCAAGGTGCTAGTGGGCCTGGCCTTGAAAGAAAATACCATCTCTTTCCAGGGGTGCATGACCCAGCTCTTCTTCATTGTCTGGACTGTGTCTTCCGAGCTACTGCTGCTTGCagtcatggcctatgaccgctatgtggccatctgccggCCTCTGCATTACAGAACACTGATGAGACCATGGGTGTGTGGGGCACTGGCCATAGCAGTCTGGGTTATTTGTGTCCTgaattcctccatcaacactggTCTGATGGCACAGCTATACTTCTGTGGCTCCAATGTCATCACTCACTTTTTCTGTGAGATCCCCTCACTGTTGCTGCTCTCCTGTAGTCCCACTCATGTGAACAGCATCATGACTATCTTGGCTGATGCCTTCTATGGATTCATCAATTTCGCACTTACCCTTGTGTCCTATGGCTGTATCATTTCCAGCATCCTACACATCCGCTCATCTGAAGGGAAGCGGCGggccttctccacctgctcctcccacctcaTCGTGGTCTCTGTGTCTTATTCAGCCGTATTTTGTGCCTACATCAACCTGGGTTCCAACTACTCTCCTGAGAGAAGTAAAGTGGCTGGACTGCTGTACACAATGCTAAGTCCCACCCTGAACCCACTCATCTACACACTGAGGAACAAGGAGGTCAAGGCAGCCCTGGAGAAAGTCTTACACTTTTGCAGAAATTAA